One Phaseolus vulgaris cultivar G19833 chromosome 11, P. vulgaris v2.0, whole genome shotgun sequence genomic window carries:
- the LOC137837892 gene encoding uncharacterized protein codes for MAISQGSTTDTWITPYQCYLAVGLLPSELAEAKVTKRNSGKYMLIDGKLFRHEYAHPALICISGDQCIRVMTELHVGICGSHIEGRALALKVIRVGYYWPTMKEDRGRHVVLDNETQFASQQVGKLCSELGIKQIFAYVEHPQTDGQVELANKVLLRGLNRRLEKAKGTWAEEVPRSLWAYHTTPQSTTRETPFNLVYETNAMIPVEIQENSPRFQNFIAKESNVGRKVNLDLLDWVREQASVKSKALKRRVELKQKSKVRPRQVQMTDLVMRKDHPYQLERITCLRSGHDHFA; via the exons ATGGCTATCTCCCAAGGTAGCACGACCGATACTTGGATCACACCTTACCAATGCTATTTAGCCGTTGGATTGCTTCCCAGTGAGCTTGCAGAGGCAAAAGTGACAAAGAGGAACTCGGGAAAGTACATGCTGATTGATGGCAAGTTGTTTCGTCATGAATATGCTCACCCTGCCCTTATTTGCATTAGTGGGGACCAGTGCATTCGTGTGATGACCGAGTTGCACGTAGGAATTTGCGGGAGTCATATTGAAGGCCGAGCACTAGCGTTGAAGGTCATCCGAGTTGGATATTACTGGCCGACAATGAAAGAAGATCGTGGAAG ACATGTAGTGTTGGATAACGAAACACAATTCGCCAGTCAGCAGGTAGGCAAGTTATGTTCGGAGCTCGGAATAAAACAGATATTTGCCTATGTGGAGCACCCTCAGACGGATGGCCAAGTAGAATTGGCCAACAAAGTTTTACTCAGAGGCTTGAacagaaggttagagaaagccaagggaacaTGGGCGGAGGAGGTTCCCCGGAGcctgtgggcttaccacaccacgccccagtCCACCACCAGAGAAACACCGTTCAACTTGGTGTATGAGACAAATGCCATGATTCccgtagagatccaggagaactCTCCTCGTTTTCAAAATTTCATTGCTAAAGAGTCCAACGTGGGGAGGAAGGTGAATTTGGACCTATTAGATTGGGTCCGTGAGCAAGCAAGTGTTAAATCGAAGGCGCTGAAAAGAAGGGTCGAGTTGAAACAAAAAAGCAAGGTCAGACCTAGGCAGGTCCAGATGACCGACTTGGTGATGCGGAAAGATCATCCTTACCAGTTGGAGAGAATAACTTGTCTCCGAAGTGGACATGACCATTTCGCGTAG